From Alteromonas australica, one genomic window encodes:
- a CDS encoding SusC/RagA family TonB-linked outer membrane protein, translating to MKDYKLNPLARQLRAAFTPAPLALMLMATSLQAQETESDAVQAETPKEVEVIEISYGYSAVEKTDLTGAIATVDIEDVIDLPAGNIMQNLQGRVPGLQITTTGNPSSTATVRIRGQGLGPLGNNDPLYIIDGIPTKSGLHEINSNDIADVQVLRDAAAASIYGARSGNGVIVVTTKKGHKGLDFNFRFNQSIEEYDYDLHPLNTLERGAVVWQAAVNDGSNPNSASPLYTFDWNQDFENPELYSVILPTYTDPENVQRPADTQWFDEVTRTSKISDMNFSVAGGNEVSQFYTSLGYFDAEGIVDGSKFERLAFRFNSEHDVIEDKLKVGQTFLITDQKANLINDLAGQILGLSIEQQSIVPVYNDVGGWGGPVPGITDRDNPVRIIEQNRDNGHTYNKVMANFFVEYSPIEDLTLRGNVGLDYSQFYFRNFTRAFTAGSLSSGDRLTVEDNWNQSIITGATATYKWVVNDLHKFNFLAGVEQINYERELFRGIGSGFASDDRSFAYLSQATSDVRVEGEGETWSLDSQFARVDYNYDNRYLASFTIRRDGSSRFGDANEYGNFPAASFGWVVSNEDFFDVEFIDTLKLRGSWGETGNQEIPTNATVTTYVPRYATQSLFTNEQDEGTAYDITGSNSGTLPSGFVRAQTGNADLKWETSTQINLGVDFELFRNTVYGSFDWYEKETRDILTLTQPIATLGEGAQKWVNGGTIENAGVELVLGYEKWIETGLLEDELLVDINFNISSTENTVTALPEDVVNSFGGNGQDKTILGRSINSVYGYVADGIFQSQEEVEEHAVQSGAAPGRIRWQDLDGNGVIDENDQDFFADTDPDFIYGMNFTFKYKAWDFNMFWQGVKGGQIRNNWRLFTDFTSLNIGSNYGARTLDAWTPENANSDVPALTLIDNNGEGRQSSFFWEEGTYLKLRNISVGYTPTLDFIERMGLNDARIYLQAQNLLTITPDGTLSEDPETPNEVFPVPRRITFGLEFSF from the coding sequence ATGAAAGACTACAAATTGAACCCATTAGCTCGTCAGCTACGTGCGGCTTTTACGCCAGCGCCTCTGGCTTTAATGCTAATGGCAACGTCGTTACAGGCACAGGAAACTGAGTCTGACGCAGTACAGGCGGAGACGCCGAAAGAAGTAGAAGTAATAGAAATTTCCTACGGTTACAGTGCTGTGGAGAAAACAGATTTGACTGGTGCTATAGCCACGGTTGATATTGAGGATGTTATCGACTTACCCGCTGGTAACATAATGCAAAACTTGCAGGGTAGGGTGCCAGGTCTTCAAATTACCACTACGGGAAACCCGAGCTCCACCGCCACAGTGAGAATACGTGGACAAGGTTTAGGCCCATTGGGCAATAATGACCCGTTATATATTATCGATGGTATACCTACCAAGTCGGGTTTACACGAGATTAACAGTAACGATATTGCTGATGTGCAGGTGTTACGAGACGCTGCTGCCGCCAGCATATACGGGGCTCGCTCGGGAAATGGTGTCATTGTTGTCACGACGAAGAAAGGGCATAAGGGTTTAGACTTTAATTTTCGTTTCAATCAAAGCATTGAAGAGTACGACTATGACCTCCATCCCCTAAACACGCTAGAGCGTGGAGCGGTTGTTTGGCAAGCCGCGGTAAATGATGGCTCGAACCCAAACTCAGCAAGCCCTTTATACACCTTTGACTGGAATCAAGACTTCGAAAACCCAGAGCTATACTCAGTCATATTGCCTACCTATACCGATCCGGAAAACGTGCAAAGACCGGCAGATACACAATGGTTCGATGAAGTGACCAGAACGTCGAAAATCTCTGACATGAATTTCTCTGTAGCTGGCGGTAATGAGGTGTCTCAATTCTATACCTCTTTAGGCTATTTTGACGCTGAAGGCATCGTCGATGGCTCTAAGTTTGAACGATTGGCGTTCAGGTTTAATTCTGAGCATGATGTCATCGAAGACAAACTAAAAGTTGGCCAGACGTTTCTTATTACTGATCAAAAAGCAAACTTGATCAATGATTTAGCTGGACAAATTCTAGGGTTATCAATTGAACAGCAGTCTATCGTCCCCGTTTACAATGATGTTGGTGGCTGGGGTGGGCCAGTCCCAGGTATCACTGATAGAGACAACCCTGTCCGCATCATCGAGCAAAACCGCGACAACGGCCATACTTACAATAAGGTAATGGCTAACTTTTTTGTTGAATACTCGCCCATTGAAGATTTAACCCTAAGAGGGAACGTGGGTCTCGATTACAGCCAATTCTATTTTCGTAATTTTACGCGTGCATTTACCGCAGGCTCGCTAAGTAGCGGAGATCGTTTAACAGTAGAAGATAATTGGAATCAAAGCATTATTACCGGCGCTACGGCGACATATAAGTGGGTAGTTAATGATTTACACAAGTTCAACTTCCTCGCAGGTGTTGAGCAAATTAACTACGAACGAGAGTTGTTCAGAGGGATTGGATCGGGTTTCGCTTCTGATGACCGTTCGTTTGCCTATCTATCTCAAGCGACGTCAGATGTACGTGTTGAGGGTGAGGGAGAAACCTGGTCACTCGATTCTCAATTTGCTCGCGTAGATTATAACTACGATAACCGCTATTTAGCCTCATTTACTATTCGTCGTGACGGCTCCTCACGGTTTGGTGATGCTAACGAGTACGGTAATTTCCCGGCGGCTTCTTTTGGTTGGGTAGTGAGTAACGAAGACTTTTTCGACGTTGAATTCATTGACACGCTGAAACTTAGGGGGAGCTGGGGAGAAACCGGTAATCAAGAAATACCCACCAATGCCACCGTGACGACGTATGTACCACGTTACGCCACCCAGTCACTTTTCACGAACGAACAAGATGAAGGTACAGCCTACGACATAACCGGCTCGAATAGCGGTACATTGCCGTCTGGTTTTGTACGAGCTCAAACCGGTAATGCTGACCTTAAATGGGAAACCTCAACTCAAATAAACTTGGGTGTCGATTTTGAACTTTTCCGCAACACTGTTTACGGGAGCTTCGATTGGTATGAAAAAGAAACCCGCGACATTCTTACGTTAACCCAGCCTATAGCAACACTGGGTGAAGGCGCGCAAAAGTGGGTTAATGGCGGCACGATAGAAAATGCGGGTGTAGAGCTGGTATTGGGCTATGAGAAGTGGATTGAAACTGGCTTACTGGAAGACGAATTGCTGGTAGATATCAACTTTAATATTTCATCTACGGAAAACACGGTTACAGCGCTACCAGAAGATGTGGTGAACTCTTTTGGAGGGAATGGGCAAGACAAAACAATTTTAGGTCGCTCCATTAACTCGGTGTACGGATATGTCGCTGACGGTATCTTCCAAAGCCAAGAAGAAGTTGAAGAACACGCAGTACAATCTGGCGCTGCACCAGGACGTATCCGCTGGCAGGATCTCGACGGAAATGGCGTAATTGATGAGAACGATCAAGACTTCTTCGCAGACACTGACCCCGACTTTATTTATGGCATGAACTTTACGTTTAAATATAAAGCTTGGGACTTCAATATGTTCTGGCAAGGAGTGAAAGGCGGGCAAATTCGTAATAACTGGAGACTGTTTACCGATTTCACATCATTGAACATTGGCTCAAACTATGGCGCGCGCACCCTCGATGCTTGGACGCCAGAAAACGCTAACAGTGATGTACCTGCATTAACCCTTATTGACAACAATGGCGAAGGCCGTCAATCCAGCTTTTTCTGGGAAGAAGGAACGTATCTCAAGCTGCGTAATATCAGTGTAGGTTACACACCAACACTGGACTTTATCGAGCGCATGGGTCTTAACGATGCACGCATCTATTTACAGGCTCAGAATCTTTTGACCATCACCCCAGATGGAACCTTAAGTGAAGATCCCGAAACCCCCAACGAAGTATTTCCTGTCCCGCGCCGAATTACTTTCGGACTGGAATTTTCTTTTTAA